The following coding sequences lie in one Nitratireductor mangrovi genomic window:
- a CDS encoding chorismate mutase, with protein MSDAEKARAILAGYRASIDNIDAALIHMLAERFRCTKAVGVLKAEHGLPPADATREAEQIARLRQLARDAQLDPDFAEKFLNFIVREVIRHHEMIAREGGTNAAPGIENAG; from the coding sequence ATGTCCGATGCCGAGAAGGCGCGCGCGATCCTCGCCGGCTATCGCGCCTCGATAGACAACATCGACGCCGCTCTGATCCACATGCTGGCCGAGCGGTTCCGCTGCACCAAGGCGGTCGGCGTGCTCAAGGCCGAGCACGGCCTGCCGCCCGCCGACGCGACGCGCGAGGCCGAGCAGATCGCCCGCCTGCGCCAGCTTGCCCGCGACGCCCAGCTCGACCCCGATTTCGCGGAGAAGTTTCTGAACTTCATCGTGCGCGAAGTGATCCGCCACCATGAAATGATTGCCCGGGAAGGCGGCACAAACGCCGCCCCCGGCATCGAGAATGCCGGCTGA
- a CDS encoding M24 family metallopeptidase, translating into MNVQPAAATGAVTPFDQARLDALMEEAGIDVLLATSKHNVQYLLGGYRYIFFHAMEAIGHSRYLPVVVYQKGRPGNAAYVGNRMEGMEQQVNPFWTPKVRTTCWGTVDAAAEAIDHVKALGQAGARIGIEPPFLPSDAADALRSGLEGARFVDATSVLERLRAIKTPAELDRLRKASELITDSMQAVFAGHGEGASKAELVDALRREETERGLQFEYCLITVGASHNRAVSPQTWRKGEVLSLDSGGNYHGYIGDLCRMGVLGEPDSELRDLLEEVETVQQAAFSKIRAGATGADMIAHADGVLKSLPNAACNDFFAHGMGLISHEAPFLMTNHPVAYEGVDADRPLEANMVISVETTMLHPSRGFIKLEDTVAVTEDGFELIGDRGRGWNRGRD; encoded by the coding sequence ATGAACGTCCAGCCGGCCGCCGCGACGGGCGCCGTCACGCCATTCGATCAGGCGCGCCTTGATGCTCTGATGGAGGAAGCGGGCATCGACGTCTTGCTCGCGACATCGAAGCACAACGTCCAGTACCTGCTCGGCGGCTATCGCTACATCTTCTTCCACGCCATGGAGGCGATTGGCCACAGCCGCTACCTGCCGGTTGTCGTCTACCAAAAGGGCCGCCCCGGCAACGCCGCCTATGTCGGCAACCGCATGGAGGGCATGGAGCAGCAGGTCAACCCGTTCTGGACGCCGAAGGTGCGCACGACCTGCTGGGGAACGGTCGACGCGGCGGCGGAAGCGATCGATCACGTTAAGGCGCTGGGCCAGGCCGGCGCCCGCATCGGCATCGAGCCGCCCTTCCTGCCGTCCGATGCCGCCGATGCATTGCGTTCTGGCCTCGAGGGCGCGCGTTTCGTCGACGCCACCTCGGTTCTGGAGCGCCTTCGTGCGATCAAGACCCCGGCCGAGCTCGACAGGCTGCGCAAGGCGTCGGAGCTCATCACCGATTCCATGCAGGCGGTTTTTGCCGGCCACGGCGAGGGGGCCAGCAAGGCCGAACTGGTCGACGCGCTGCGCCGCGAGGAGACCGAACGTGGCCTGCAGTTCGAATATTGCCTGATCACCGTCGGCGCGAGCCACAATCGCGCCGTCTCACCGCAAACCTGGCGAAAGGGTGAAGTGCTCTCCCTCGATTCCGGCGGCAACTATCACGGCTATATCGGTGACCTGTGTCGCATGGGCGTGCTCGGCGAGCCCGATTCCGAACTTCGCGACCTGCTCGAAGAGGTCGAGACGGTGCAGCAGGCGGCGTTCTCGAAGATTCGCGCCGGCGCCACTGGCGCCGACATGATCGCGCACGCCGACGGCGTTCTGAAATCCCTGCCCAACGCCGCCTGCAACGACTTCTTCGCTCATGGCATGGGGCTTATCAGCCACGAGGCGCCGTTCCTGATGACCAACCATCCGGTGGCCTATGAAGGCGTGGACGCCGACAGGCCGCTTGAAGCCAACATGGTGATCTCGGTCGAGACGACCATGCTGCACCCGTCGCGCGGCTTCATCAAGCTGGAGGACACGGTGGCCGTGACCGAAGACGGTTTCGAACTGATCGGCGATCGCGGCCGCGGCTGGAACCGCGGCCGGGACTGA
- the rpsP gene encoding 30S ribosomal protein S16 → MALKIRLARAGSKKRPYYHVVIADVRSPRDGRFIEQVGSWNPTLPRDGDRVKLNEERIKHWLDNGAQPTDRVLRFLDAAGLAKRPARNNPQKAEPGKKAQERLALIKQAEEELAAKLAEEKAAVEEAAAAPAEEAPAEEPAAENKEETTS, encoded by the coding sequence ATGGCACTGAAGATCAGACTGGCCCGCGCGGGCTCCAAGAAGCGCCCCTATTATCATGTCGTGATCGCCGACGTGCGCAGCCCGCGCGACGGCCGCTTCATCGAACAGGTCGGTTCGTGGAACCCGACCCTGCCCAGGGACGGCGACCGCGTGAAGCTCAACGAGGAGCGCATCAAGCACTGGCTCGACAACGGCGCCCAGCCGACCGACCGCGTGCTGCGTTTCCTCGACGCCGCCGGCCTCGCCAAGCGTCCCGCCCGCAACAACCCGCAAAAGGCCGAGCCGGGCAAGAAGGCGCAGGAGCGCCTGGCCCTGATCAAGCAGGCCGAGGAAGAACTGGCCGCCAAGCTGGCCGAGGAAAAGGCCGCGGTCGAGGAGGCTGCCGCTGCGCCGGCCGAGGAAGCGCCTGCCGAAGAGCCGGCAGCGGAAAACAAGGAAGAGACGACGTCCTGA
- the ffh gene encoding signal recognition particle protein — MFESLQERLGSILNGLTGRGALSEADVSAALREVRRALIEADVALEVVRSFTDRVREKAVGAEVLKSIKPGQMVVKIVHDELVATLGSEGETIDLNAPAPVVVMMVGLQGSGKTTTTGKIAKRLTERQGKKVLMASLDTRRPAAQEQLRQIGEQVSVATLPVIAGQSPVDIARRAVQAGKLGGHDVVILDTAGRTHIDEPLMIEMADIRKVSDPHEILLVADSLTGQDAVNLARSFDERVGLTGLVLTRMDGDGRGGAALSMRAVTGKPVKLIGTGEKMDALEEFHPKRIADRILGMGDIVSLVEKAAETIDAEKAAAMAKKMQSGKFDLNDLADQLRQMQKMGGMGGIMGLMPGMGKMKDQLAAAGLDDKMFGRQLAIISSMTKKERANPDILKHSRKKRIAAGSGTSAADINKLLKMHRQMADMMKAMGGKGKGAGMMQKMMGGMASKMGLGGLGGMGGMPDLSKMDPKQIEQLKKQAEAAGLGQGGGLPGLPGGGGLPGMPGGPRLPGIGGGGLPGLPKKK, encoded by the coding sequence ATGTTTGAATCGCTGCAGGAACGCCTTGGCTCGATCCTGAACGGCCTCACCGGCCGCGGCGCGCTGTCGGAGGCCGACGTCTCGGCTGCGCTGCGCGAGGTGCGCCGCGCGCTGATCGAGGCCGACGTGGCGCTCGAGGTCGTGCGCTCCTTCACCGACCGCGTGCGCGAGAAAGCCGTCGGCGCCGAGGTCCTGAAGTCGATCAAGCCCGGACAGATGGTGGTCAAGATCGTCCATGACGAGCTCGTCGCCACGCTCGGCTCCGAAGGCGAAACCATCGACCTCAACGCGCCGGCTCCCGTGGTCGTCATGATGGTCGGCCTGCAGGGCTCGGGCAAGACCACCACCACCGGCAAGATCGCCAAACGGCTCACCGAGCGCCAGGGCAAGAAGGTGCTGATGGCGTCGCTCGATACGCGCCGCCCGGCCGCGCAGGAGCAGTTGCGCCAGATCGGCGAGCAGGTGAGCGTCGCCACCCTGCCGGTCATCGCCGGCCAGTCGCCGGTCGACATCGCCAGGCGCGCCGTCCAGGCCGGCAAGCTCGGTGGCCACGACGTCGTCATCCTCGATACCGCCGGCCGCACCCATATCGACGAGCCGCTGATGATCGAGATGGCCGACATCCGCAAGGTGTCGGACCCGCACGAGATCCTGCTGGTCGCCGATTCTCTCACCGGCCAGGACGCCGTCAACCTCGCCCGCTCCTTCGACGAGCGCGTCGGGCTCACCGGGCTGGTGCTCACCCGCATGGATGGCGACGGCCGTGGCGGCGCGGCGCTTTCCATGCGCGCCGTCACCGGCAAGCCGGTCAAGCTGATCGGCACCGGCGAGAAGATGGACGCGCTGGAGGAGTTTCATCCCAAGCGCATCGCCGACCGCATCCTCGGCATGGGCGACATCGTCAGCCTCGTCGAGAAGGCTGCCGAGACCATCGACGCGGAAAAGGCCGCGGCGATGGCGAAGAAGATGCAGTCGGGCAAGTTCGACCTGAACGATCTCGCCGACCAGCTGCGCCAGATGCAGAAGATGGGCGGAATGGGCGGCATCATGGGTTTGATGCCCGGCATGGGCAAGATGAAGGACCAGCTCGCTGCCGCCGGGCTCGACGACAAGATGTTCGGACGCCAGCTCGCCATCATCTCGTCGATGACGAAGAAGGAGCGGGCCAATCCCGATATCCTGAAGCACAGCCGCAAGAAACGCATCGCCGCCGGCTCCGGCACCAGCGCGGCCGACATCAACAAGCTTCTGAAGATGCACCGCCAGATGGCCGACATGATGAAGGCCATGGGCGGCAAGGGCAAAGGCGCCGGCATGATGCAGAAGATGATGGGCGGCATGGCCTCGAAGATGGGGCTTGGTGGCCTCGGAGGCATGGGCGGCATGCCCGACCTGTCCAAGATGGACCCCAAGCAGATCGAGCAGCTGAAGAAGCAGGCAGAAGCTGCAGGTCTTGGCCAGGGCGGCGGTCTTCCCGGCCTGCCCGGTGGCGGTGGATTGCCGGGCATGCCGGGCGGCCCGCGATTGCCCGGCATAGGTGGCGGCGGCCTTCCGGGCTTGCCGAAGAAGAAATGA